A section of the Solitalea canadensis DSM 3403 genome encodes:
- a CDS encoding T9SS C-terminal target domain-containing protein, producing MAQKVTNYDFTASQGTFEQINGTTMPYSQTNPFNPGDDDNFNKIPIGFTFHYCGQPYTALAANTNGVIVLTEGTVVTGYNSNSNGFSNGYSYSLLAPLWDDLRLNDPSDFSYQTTGTAGNRVLTLQYLNVRWGNGAPAPVISFQVKLYEADGHIEFLYRGETGAIHNSGVGYLGATIGIVLASQPIANSVGGFLSLSNSSSAPTISSTVSTNSINTKPADGQVYTFTPTITGVPNAPVSLTFPGRTFNTITLNWIDNSSNETLFKVRRSTDGINFVDIAYIQSTTTTTTGDSYSYTATGLNTSAKYYFQVVAANEGAAPSAALSRSYYTDGVPLTPEPFTSGSTDVCAPQDGLVYEVGESINATAYDWSYTGSGVGLVPNGKTITLLFTEFATSGFLSATGRNTHGNSSSQSLFINVKNFPITINLQPRDLTVCEKTDAKFSVAATGNNLTYQWQKSDINGQSWTDLSDAGNYSGVNTAELTRTNADFQENGIQYRCAIKSGCRTVNSSSAVLTVMELPHQHNFVISQNEVIQGQTNVLYRVADSPDDGIAQPGIAYQWEYSGTGVTINGSGDAVSLDFSNTATSGVLTLKTTNWCMLVGPATSLNITVKPLKQPQSITFNPFPAVTYGSAPVLAEATASSGLPVTYESSNLSIAVVEGDKIKILSAGWVTITAKQDGNDLFSPAPNVQQLLKVDKATLLVKADDKQRTYGQNNPGLTFSYSGFVNGDDPSKLSTWPTASTTADLNSPAGSFLITVNGGQSWLYDFVYQDGTLTINKAQLTVIAHDQHKIYGQQNPALIVDYTGFVNGDDQSAVTTLPVITTTATASSAVGTYPISVNGATASNYDFSYQQGSLVISKAQLTVKAEDKQKIYGQTNPALTISYTGFVNGDDASTFSTPATATTLATKESAVGTYTITAGGAASANYSFIYQDGVITVGKAALTITANNATKNAGAANPSFTASYNGFVNGETNTVLTAQPLISTSATTASPAGNYPIIPSGASAENYTISYVNGTLTINSFVPNAAPTLDPIADQTICGTTNLQSILLSGISAGPEGNQTITLHVSSDKDLFDQLSISGTGPTATLNYRVKPEQGDIATITVTVKDNGGVDNGGVDQLTRTFKLTVNPLPWLSITTKNGVKISKGDIIELTAAGTATQYKWDDAEDIIDGRNSATLTVRPMKTTTYTVKGFNYRGCYVEEKITIEVIDNPMLDATNVITPNGDGHNDKWLVKNIESYPNSVVKIFDKAGRILYTKTGYANDWDGTLNGAPLHEDTYYYVVDLGNGTTLHKGYITVIRD from the coding sequence GTGGCACAAAAAGTCACTAATTATGATTTTACGGCATCACAAGGAACTTTTGAGCAGATAAACGGCACTACCATGCCTTATTCTCAAACAAATCCCTTTAATCCCGGAGATGATGATAATTTTAATAAGATACCCATAGGCTTTACCTTTCATTATTGTGGACAGCCTTACACTGCTTTAGCAGCCAATACCAATGGCGTAATTGTTCTAACCGAAGGAACTGTGGTAACTGGATACAATTCTAATTCAAATGGATTTTCCAATGGATATTCTTACTCATTATTAGCTCCCTTATGGGATGATTTAAGACTTAATGATCCGTCTGATTTTTCTTACCAAACAACAGGAACAGCAGGTAATCGTGTTTTAACCCTCCAATATTTAAATGTAAGATGGGGCAATGGCGCTCCTGCACCTGTTATTTCTTTCCAGGTAAAATTGTATGAGGCAGATGGACATATAGAGTTTTTGTACCGCGGAGAAACAGGTGCTATCCATAATTCGGGAGTTGGATACCTGGGGGCAACTATAGGGATTGTTCTAGCCAGCCAACCTATTGCAAATTCGGTTGGGGGATTTCTGTCTCTATCAAATAGCTCTTCTGCTCCAACAATTAGCTCTACGGTTTCAACGAATTCGATTAACACCAAGCCGGCTGATGGTCAGGTTTACACTTTTACTCCAACTATTACAGGTGTCCCCAATGCGCCTGTTAGTTTAACCTTTCCAGGTCGTACCTTCAATACGATAACACTTAACTGGATTGATAATTCCAGTAATGAAACATTGTTTAAAGTTCGCAGATCAACTGATGGGATTAATTTTGTGGATATTGCCTATATTCAATCAACCACAACAACTACCACAGGCGATTCTTATAGTTATACTGCAACAGGATTAAATACATCTGCAAAATATTATTTTCAGGTTGTAGCGGCTAATGAAGGTGCTGCACCTTCAGCGGCTCTGAGTAGAAGTTATTATACAGATGGAGTTCCGCTAACACCCGAGCCATTTACCTCCGGATCTACTGATGTGTGTGCTCCTCAAGATGGATTAGTTTACGAAGTAGGAGAATCGATTAATGCAACAGCCTATGACTGGAGTTATACCGGTTCGGGTGTTGGCCTTGTTCCAAATGGAAAAACCATTACACTTCTTTTTACAGAATTTGCTACTTCCGGTTTTTTGAGTGCGACTGGTCGAAATACTCATGGAAATTCAAGCAGCCAATCATTGTTTATTAATGTAAAAAATTTCCCTATTACTATCAATCTTCAACCACGAGATCTGACCGTTTGTGAAAAAACTGATGCGAAATTTTCTGTAGCTGCAACTGGTAATAATTTAACCTATCAATGGCAAAAATCTGATATCAATGGACAATCATGGACAGATCTTTCTGATGCAGGTAATTATTCTGGGGTGAATACTGCTGAATTAACCAGAACTAACGCTGATTTTCAAGAAAATGGAATACAATATCGCTGTGCTATCAAATCGGGTTGCAGGACAGTAAATAGTTCAAGTGCAGTTTTAACTGTCATGGAATTACCTCATCAGCATAACTTTGTTATTAGTCAAAATGAAGTGATTCAGGGACAAACGAATGTTCTGTACAGAGTTGCAGATAGTCCGGATGACGGTATAGCTCAACCCGGAATAGCCTATCAATGGGAGTATTCAGGAACTGGGGTTACTATTAACGGGTCGGGAGATGCGGTATCATTAGATTTTTCTAATACAGCAACAAGTGGAGTATTAACTTTAAAAACCACCAATTGGTGCATGCTAGTAGGACCTGCTACATCTCTTAATATTACAGTAAAACCTTTAAAACAACCACAATCTATTACCTTTAATCCGTTTCCTGCTGTTACCTATGGATCTGCTCCGGTTTTAGCAGAAGCTACAGCCAGTTCGGGTTTACCTGTAACGTATGAAAGTTCCAATCTTTCAATAGCAGTAGTAGAAGGTGATAAAATTAAAATTTTAAGTGCCGGATGGGTTACAATTACAGCCAAACAAGATGGCAACGATCTATTTTCTCCAGCTCCCAATGTTCAACAGCTTTTAAAAGTAGATAAAGCCACACTTCTTGTTAAGGCTGATGATAAGCAAAGAACCTATGGGCAGAATAATCCTGGCCTAACATTTAGCTACAGCGGTTTCGTAAATGGCGATGATCCTTCAAAATTAAGCACCTGGCCAACTGCTAGCACTACTGCAGACTTAAACAGCCCGGCAGGATCATTCCTCATTACAGTTAATGGAGGCCAGTCATGGTTGTATGACTTCGTTTATCAGGATGGTACCTTAACCATAAACAAAGCTCAATTAACTGTAATAGCACATGATCAGCATAAAATATACGGACAACAAAACCCGGCTTTAATAGTCGATTATACAGGTTTTGTAAATGGAGATGACCAATCTGCAGTTACAACCCTTCCGGTTATAACTACCACAGCAACTGCTTCCAGTGCTGTAGGAACTTATCCGATTTCTGTTAACGGAGCAACCGCTTCAAACTATGATTTCAGTTATCAGCAAGGAAGCTTAGTTATAAGTAAGGCCCAATTAACCGTAAAAGCTGAAGATAAACAGAAAATTTATGGTCAGACAAATCCGGCTTTGACGATTTCTTACACCGGATTTGTAAACGGTGATGATGCATCTACTTTTTCAACACCAGCAACCGCCACAACACTTGCAACCAAAGAAAGTGCAGTGGGTACATATACTATTACTGCTGGCGGCGCTGCATCTGCTAATTATAGTTTCATCTATCAGGATGGAGTCATAACAGTTGGCAAGGCAGCTTTAACCATTACTGCAAATAATGCGACAAAAAATGCTGGCGCTGCCAATCCTTCTTTTACTGCAAGTTATAATGGTTTCGTTAATGGTGAAACTAATACAGTGCTTACTGCGCAACCATTAATTAGTACAAGTGCGACAACTGCTTCTCCTGCCGGAAATTATCCAATTATTCCAAGTGGAGCTTCAGCTGAAAATTATACGATCTCCTATGTTAATGGAACATTAACGATCAATTCATTTGTTCCGAATGCAGCGCCTACATTAGACCCGATTGCAGACCAGACAATCTGTGGTACTACTAATTTGCAATCAATTTTGTTAAGTGGAATAAGTGCAGGTCCGGAGGGTAATCAAACTATTACTTTACATGTTTCATCAGACAAAGATCTATTTGACCAGTTGAGCATTAGTGGTACAGGTCCGACAGCTACACTTAACTATCGTGTAAAACCAGAGCAGGGCGACATTGCAACTATTACGGTAACAGTAAAAGATAATGGAGGAGTTGATAATGGAGGAGTGGATCAGTTAACCAGAACATTTAAACTAACTGTAAATCCTTTGCCATGGCTCTCTATTACCACCAAAAATGGAGTAAAGATTTCCAAGGGAGATATTATTGAGCTTACAGCTGCTGGCACTGCCACCCAATACAAATGGGATGATGCTGAGGATATTATTGATGGAAGAAATTCAGCTACGTTAACTGTTCGTCCAATGAAGACTACTACCTATACAGTTAAAGGATTTAATTACAGAGGTTGTTATGTGGAAGAAAAAATCACTATTGAAGTAATCGATAACCCAATGCTTGACGCCACAAATGTAATTACACCTAATGGAGATGGTCATAATGATAAATGGTTAGTTAAAAACATTGAGAGTTACCCCAATAGTGTGGTAAAGATATTTGATAAGGCAGGTAGAATACTCTATACTAAAACCGGGTACGCCAATGATTGGGATGGAACCTTAAACGGAGCTCCTTTACATGAAGACACTTATTACTATGTGGTAGATCTGGGTAACGGAACAACGTTGCATAAAGGATACATTACTGTTATTCGTGATTAA
- a CDS encoding PorP/SprF family type IX secretion system membrane protein: protein MKSSIQKYTNKKLLLILLLVAGTVFPVLAQRNFVPAQYYFNQYLGNAAMAGIDSSLNITLTYSKQYDDMPDAPVNKLLSADYYLGKRVGVGVNIINQKSGLLNETRIAASFAYHLPLNDRGQLLHFGLSAAVEYNNLLFNEVNGDQYDPSLLNYNSRGAPMDGDFGIAFTSDKLNIQAAVPTIRNFIVKDIYKTVDRATFYSAASYKIALGEEFNSLEPKISYTMVKGNNDIWDAGLDFKCAHNLASIQAIYHSTKSFTVGLGINLQSRIQMLAMYTTEANAIRKYTDGNLSLNLKIALFQRKSI from the coding sequence ATGAAATCATCGATTCAAAAATATACAAATAAAAAGCTGTTGCTAATATTATTGCTGGTTGCAGGGACTGTTTTTCCGGTTCTTGCACAGCGAAATTTTGTGCCTGCACAATACTATTTTAATCAATATTTGGGAAATGCTGCCATGGCAGGTATTGATTCAAGTCTGAATATTACACTTACTTACAGTAAACAATATGATGATATGCCAGATGCTCCGGTAAATAAGCTGTTAAGTGCTGATTATTATCTAGGGAAACGAGTAGGTGTAGGTGTTAATATAATCAACCAAAAATCAGGTTTGTTAAATGAAACCCGGATTGCAGCATCGTTTGCCTACCATTTGCCTTTGAATGATCGTGGGCAATTATTACATTTTGGTTTATCGGCTGCCGTTGAATATAACAATTTGCTCTTTAATGAAGTTAACGGAGATCAATACGACCCCTCATTATTGAACTACAACTCACGGGGAGCCCCTATGGATGGCGATTTTGGAATTGCCTTTACAAGTGACAAACTCAATATTCAAGCAGCAGTCCCTACCATCAGGAACTTCATTGTGAAGGATATTTACAAAACCGTAGACAGAGCAACCTTTTATTCAGCAGCATCCTATAAAATTGCGTTGGGGGAAGAATTTAATAGCCTGGAGCCAAAAATTTCCTACACCATGGTAAAGGGAAATAATGACATTTGGGATGCCGGACTCGATTTTAAATGTGCTCATAACCTGGCGAGCATACAAGCGATTTACCATTCAACAAAAAGCTTTACTGTTGGACTGGGTATTAATCTACAATCACGCATTCAAATGTTGGCAATGTATACCACTGAAGCCAATGCCATTAGAAAATATACAGATGGAAACTTGTCTTTGAATTTGAAGATTGCTTTATTTCAAAGAAAATCTATTTAG
- a CDS encoding RNA polymerase sigma factor yields the protein MNSWNEFRNGSKEAFILLYKAHYKYLCAYGSRFSTDDELVEECVQQLFYELWDNREKQKEVQFVKTYLQTYLRRKIVRELAKLEKSESLHSDKFTELERERSFEEILINRQESESVKLKLEKAFNKLSPTQVELIRLRFYENLSNDEIAQLTGLSHSIIYNQISRALKIIKKQFITVTIITTLGILFLIITIMKLL from the coding sequence ATGAATAGTTGGAATGAGTTTAGGAATGGAAGTAAAGAGGCGTTTATCCTTTTATACAAGGCTCATTACAAGTATTTATGTGCCTACGGGAGCAGGTTTTCTACTGATGATGAATTAGTGGAAGAATGTGTACAACAGCTCTTTTATGAGCTATGGGACAATAGGGAAAAGCAGAAAGAAGTTCAATTTGTTAAGACCTATCTGCAAACTTATCTACGAAGGAAAATAGTTAGAGAACTTGCAAAGCTAGAAAAATCGGAATCTTTGCATAGTGATAAGTTTACTGAATTAGAACGCGAACGATCGTTTGAAGAAATCCTAATTAACCGACAAGAGTCTGAAAGTGTTAAGCTAAAACTTGAAAAGGCTTTCAATAAACTTTCTCCTACGCAAGTTGAGCTAATTCGTTTAAGATTTTATGAAAATTTAAGCAATGATGAAATCGCTCAGCTTACGGGGCTTTCACATAGCATTATATACAACCAAATTTCACGTGCTTTAAAAATTATCAAAAAGCAATTTATCACCGTTACCATAATTACCACCCTGGGTATACTGTTTCTAATTATTACAATAATGAAATTATTGTAA
- a CDS encoding FecR family protein: protein MNYNSYKAEDFAVDESFISYYHQSSQEHVAFWESWIVEHPEKVNEIKQAFKLIELLTWHGSEIKFQRNLEKLKTHIGFEDTSLSQVQLTQSIEKKLNWTVSWFSMTGVAATIIILLGIGFGIYRYQHTREINNTISVQAVDIAPGGNKATLTLADGRKINLNEAVNGTLAEQAGIKITKTEDGMLVYSVNKQDVNNAQLTVEHNIIQTPKGGQYQVNLSDGTKVWLNAASSIRYPNLFKGKERKVEITGEAYFEVAKNAKMPFKVLVNNQSEVVVLGTHFNINGYLDEETVRTTLIEGSVRVSSLSPTIKSHQTTILKPGQQSQINKVSGDINVAPADIEEAVAWKNGDFIFKKQPLTQILKAISRWYSVEIEYETNQLSQQTFSGVISRSKNLSAVLEILESTDQISFKIEGNKIKVKNK, encoded by the coding sequence ATGAATTATAATAGTTATAAAGCAGAAGATTTTGCTGTAGATGAGTCGTTTATAAGCTATTATCATCAATCGAGTCAAGAGCATGTGGCGTTCTGGGAGTCTTGGATTGTTGAACATCCTGAAAAGGTTAATGAAATAAAGCAGGCTTTTAAGTTAATTGAACTGTTAACCTGGCATGGATCTGAAATCAAGTTTCAGCGTAACCTGGAGAAGCTTAAAACTCACATTGGTTTTGAAGATACTTCTCTAAGTCAGGTACAACTAACGCAGTCGATCGAAAAGAAGCTAAATTGGACAGTTAGTTGGTTCTCAATGACGGGAGTAGCGGCAACAATTATAATCTTACTGGGCATTGGATTTGGTATTTACCGATATCAACATACAAGGGAAATAAATAATACAATTTCTGTTCAAGCAGTTGATATAGCTCCGGGAGGGAATAAGGCAACACTTACGCTAGCTGATGGAAGAAAGATCAATTTAAATGAAGCTGTAAATGGAACACTTGCTGAGCAGGCAGGAATTAAAATTACAAAAACTGAGGATGGAATGCTTGTTTACTCAGTAAATAAGCAAGATGTAAATAACGCTCAATTAACAGTAGAGCATAATATTATTCAAACTCCGAAAGGAGGCCAATATCAGGTAAACTTATCAGATGGTACAAAAGTCTGGTTAAATGCTGCGTCTTCTATTCGTTATCCAAACCTATTTAAAGGCAAGGAAAGGAAAGTTGAGATAACTGGTGAAGCCTATTTTGAAGTAGCGAAAAATGCCAAAATGCCTTTCAAAGTATTGGTTAATAATCAATCAGAGGTGGTGGTGTTAGGAACCCATTTTAACATTAACGGTTATTTAGATGAAGAAACAGTAAGAACAACTTTAATAGAGGGATCTGTTCGCGTTTCTTCGCTTTCTCCAACAATTAAATCACACCAAACAACAATTCTAAAACCTGGCCAACAATCCCAAATTAATAAAGTAAGCGGAGATATTAACGTAGCACCTGCTGATATTGAAGAGGCTGTGGCTTGGAAAAATGGGGATTTTATTTTCAAGAAACAGCCTTTAACTCAAATTTTGAAAGCGATAAGCAGATGGTATTCAGTTGAAATTGAATACGAGACAAACCAATTATCTCAACAAACATTCAGTGGGGTTATTTCGAGGTCGAAAAATCTTTCTGCAGTGCTTGAAATCCTTGAATCCACTGATCAGATTAGTTTTAAAATAGAAGGAAACAAAATTAAAGTGAAGAATAAATAA
- a CDS encoding arylsulfatase, with product MKKLNLLLLLLLCNLSFSVAQDVLPFPPTPSASVAGRTLQESVHKRRVESNHLPKNAPNIVIILIDDVGPGLPDTYGGEIHTPTLSKIASTGISYNRFHSTSMCSPTRASLLTGRNHTRVGNGQITELSNDFDGFSGTIPKTSATVAEILKNYGYSTAAFGKWHNTPASHTTKAGPFDYWPTGYGFEYFYGFLAGEASQYEPTLVKNTTYVTLPKTPEEGYHLSDDLADNAIEWINNHQALEPQKPFFMYWATGAAHGPHHTLAKWADKYKGKFDDGWDRYRERTFARQKAMGWIPSNTVLTPRDSTMASWESIPESEKPFQRRLMEVFAGFAEQADHDAGRIVDVLEKLGLRENTLIFYIWGDNGSSAEGQMGSISELLAQNQIPTKIEDHIKAANELGGLNVLGTPKADNMYHAGWAWAGSTPFKGTKLQGAYFGGTRQPLAISWPQKIKANKTPHTQFSHVNDIAPTIYQVLNITPPATVNGFAQDPIDGVSLMYSFNDGNAKTQKPMQFFDVMGSRGIYSDGWFACTFGPRIPWLTVSPGLATWTPDKDKWELYNLEEDFSQANNLAEKMPQKLAGLKELFDMQSAENKNLPIGGGLWVLYHPEDAIQNPASSFRYVGSTTRIPEFSAPKIGSRPHTITVDADISENASGVLFALGAFSGGLTCYLENGVLNYEYNLFEIKRTMISSKTKLPKGKTTIEIAFKPKPSTVNKGLHAADIIITANGKEVARGEIPTLITLAFTANDCLDIGCDLGSPVSLAYYEKAPFKFNGVINTVDIKYSK from the coding sequence ATGAAAAAACTAAATTTACTGCTCTTACTACTTCTATGCAACTTATCATTTAGTGTTGCACAAGATGTATTACCATTTCCTCCTACACCAAGTGCTTCTGTTGCCGGCAGAACGTTACAAGAATCAGTGCATAAGCGCAGAGTTGAATCAAATCATTTGCCGAAGAATGCACCTAATATTGTTATCATTTTAATTGATGACGTTGGGCCCGGCCTGCCTGATACTTATGGAGGAGAAATTCATACGCCGACACTTAGTAAGATTGCCAGTACAGGCATATCCTACAACAGGTTTCATTCTACTTCTATGTGCTCGCCAACACGTGCCTCATTACTAACAGGTAGAAATCATACACGGGTTGGTAATGGACAAATCACGGAATTAAGCAATGATTTCGATGGTTTTAGTGGAACTATTCCAAAAACTTCGGCTACTGTTGCGGAGATACTAAAGAATTACGGTTACAGCACCGCTGCATTTGGCAAATGGCATAATACTCCTGCATCGCATACCACAAAAGCCGGCCCGTTTGACTATTGGCCCACCGGATATGGCTTTGAATATTTTTATGGATTTCTTGCCGGAGAAGCTTCCCAATATGAGCCTACTCTTGTAAAAAACACCACCTATGTAACATTACCCAAAACACCTGAAGAAGGTTATCACCTATCTGATGATCTTGCTGACAATGCTATTGAATGGATAAACAATCACCAGGCCCTTGAGCCTCAAAAGCCGTTCTTTATGTATTGGGCTACCGGTGCAGCTCATGGCCCGCATCATACACTTGCAAAATGGGCAGATAAATACAAAGGGAAATTTGATGATGGATGGGATAGATATCGCGAAAGAACTTTTGCCCGCCAAAAAGCAATGGGTTGGATTCCATCGAATACAGTACTTACTCCAAGGGACTCTACCATGGCTTCCTGGGAAAGTATACCAGAATCTGAAAAACCTTTTCAACGCCGTTTAATGGAGGTATTCGCAGGTTTTGCAGAACAGGCCGACCATGATGCCGGACGTATTGTAGATGTGCTGGAAAAATTAGGATTAAGGGAAAATACGCTAATTTTTTATATATGGGGTGACAATGGTTCAAGTGCCGAAGGACAAATGGGCAGTATCAGTGAACTGCTGGCACAAAATCAAATACCCACCAAGATAGAGGATCATATAAAGGCGGCAAATGAATTAGGCGGACTTAATGTACTTGGTACGCCTAAAGCCGATAATATGTATCATGCCGGATGGGCCTGGGCCGGAAGTACACCCTTCAAAGGCACTAAATTGCAAGGCGCCTACTTTGGAGGTACCCGACAGCCATTAGCAATTTCATGGCCGCAAAAAATTAAGGCAAATAAAACTCCGCATACACAGTTTTCGCATGTGAATGACATCGCTCCAACGATCTACCAGGTACTCAATATAACACCACCCGCCACGGTAAATGGATTTGCTCAAGATCCGATAGATGGTGTGAGCCTGATGTATTCATTTAATGACGGAAATGCAAAAACACAAAAGCCAATGCAATTTTTTGACGTTATGGGCAGCAGAGGCATTTATAGTGATGGCTGGTTTGCCTGCACATTCGGGCCAAGAATTCCTTGGCTTACCGTTAGCCCTGGACTTGCCACTTGGACACCGGATAAAGATAAATGGGAATTGTATAACCTGGAGGAGGACTTTAGCCAGGCCAACAACCTTGCTGAAAAAATGCCTCAAAAATTAGCCGGACTGAAAGAACTCTTTGACATGCAATCAGCCGAAAATAAAAATCTTCCCATTGGCGGTGGATTATGGGTATTATACCATCCGGAAGATGCCATTCAGAATCCAGCCTCTTCTTTTCGTTATGTTGGCTCTACGACTCGCATTCCTGAATTTTCTGCACCTAAGATCGGGTCGAGACCCCATACTATTACCGTTGATGCAGATATTTCCGAAAATGCTTCCGGTGTATTGTTTGCGTTAGGTGCGTTTTCAGGTGGGCTAACCTGTTACCTGGAAAATGGAGTACTTAATTACGAATACAACTTGTTTGAAATAAAACGTACAATGATAAGCAGCAAAACAAAGCTTCCGAAAGGCAAAACAACTATTGAAATTGCATTTAAGCCCAAACCCAGTACTGTCAATAAGGGACTCCACGCAGCAGATATCATTATTACAGCAAATGGAAAGGAAGTTGCAAGAGGAGAAATTCCTACCCTGATCACCTTAGCGTTTACTGCAAATGATTGTTTGGATATCGGGTGCGACCTGGGCTCGCCTGTGTCGCTGGCTTATTATGAAAAAGCTCCCTTTAAATTTAATGGCGTTATCAATACAGTAGATATAAAATATTCTAAATGA